GCTACGCAGCCCTATACCGGCACCCGCAAAAGTAATGGCATCAATtgcagccagccaagttTGGTTGTTCAAGATGGCCCATTCTGACAGTGCATACTTGCATCAACCCCCCAGCGCTGGTATAGTCCCAGCAGTCCTTGCAGTCTGATGTGAGCCCCTAATATCACCAGTATATGCATCCAATCATGGCTGTGTCCCAATAGATCAAGTTTCCCTGGCAGCCATCTTTCCGGCACTCTAGCTACATACAATGCACCCCCGGCGAAATTTACCGTCGCCAGGCCGAGAAATGACCACAGACCCGCAATGCGATCAAGCTTGTTCAGAGACTTGAgagcaagccaagcttggaGAAGCGGCAAGAACAAACTCGCGCCCAGGAAGCAATACGTAAGGAGCCTTCCGATGCGGCAATCAGGCCGGCGGAAGTCCGGGCGCAGGGTAATACACGCACAAGAGCCTGCGGTAAGGAATATAGAAGAAAAATGCAATACACGAACGGTTGAAGACGCACACCGGAGGGCAAAATGCGCACAGGATAACCCAGAGCCCCACATAACGAAGACAATGCCCAAGTGGTCGAGTTTATTGCTAAACAGACACAGACCAAGGCTGTGATCAGAAAACGTGTGAAAGACGGCGGAGAGGGCGAAACAGACGATGACGCATAGGTAATACAGGGACACGGCAAGGAAGTCGGAAGTCTCGTAGTCGATTCGCGAGGGATCATCGGCCACTACGGCAAAACGGAACCGGACGAATCTCGCGAAGTCAAGGAGGAATTGTACGGCACCAATGATATGTGACCAAATATTGGCTGTTGTTATGGGCGAGTTTCACACGAAATTAGCAGTTGTTGCCGCCTGGCTAGAGGAAGGAGTGCTTGCCGGTTTCGTTATGAGCCTTAAATATGCTCGTGATAGATCCCGTGTAGGAAAATGACGGGTAGCTGACAGTCAAATGAACCGTGTCCTACGTGGCATAAGAGCTGACGATGTCCTTACCGATACCCTGTAAGAATAAGGTCGTTATCCCTTTGGTTGTAAATATCGTGACTCTCTTCAAGTGTACCGGCAAAGTAAAGTCGTACCTCTGCCAAGGCACTGCGTTCGTTAGCATGTCTTGACGATTCATTACAGCATTATCCACGTACTCGTCTCTCCCAAGAGCAGTAGCTTTCTGCCGTCATTGCGTTGGTTTCTCATGGCTCTAAGAGACAGGAAGGTGAGATGGTGCATTGATTTAGGCCTAGTACAAAGAGAACAGTAACCTACGAGAGCACGCGAAGTAGAGAATTTCACTTCGGCATTTCTCTAATTTGTATTTACAAGGGTTGGCTACCCCTTCCACCTAAATTTGCTTACCATGGCACCCTTTTCATTACCATTTTCTGGTATTTTGCCGACATTCTATTCACGGTGACGACGCTACGCTACGACTGGAGGCACTGTGTGTGCATGAAGTTGGGTACGGAGCGATGGGACAGGACTTTTTCTACAACTGGAGGTCTAGTGGACGTTAGAGATTTATTCAATGCCACTGGAGCGTAGAGTAAAATGTGGTATTGTCGCCTCGGGTGGAAATGGACGACACCCATCACGTCTTTGGGGGGAATCCGATAGACCCTTTCAGACACTGAAATGTGAAAGGTAAGGGCCAGAGTCGGTTAATCGTAAAGCACTTTCCCTGCCATTGGACGGCTGCTACCCTCAAGCTTCTTTCATCGTAGGCATCGGTTCCATGCAGTCAATTGGCTTCAAGACCGCACACCCGTATGATTAATTGGTTAGTTTCAATCCCTTTCTTTATTGGCCGGCCATACCTCTTGACAGTAACATGGCTTTATTGGACGGATTGAGTGCATGGCCACCTTGCCGTCTTCCCTGCGCTCCCGCCGTCCAAACTTCACTCCTACATCAACTGTTCTCTACACGGCCGCAGAAGCATCAAGTCTTTTACTCGTTCCTGTTGCATAACTACAGATATAGTTCGTGTGTGGATATTACGGAATTTCTGACGCCCAATCCAATTTCCGACCGCCAGCCCTGACCCGGTTAGCTATTCAATTGCGGATCTGTATGCGATTACtctttgatggctggctaCCATATGGTTATTTTGAAGACGGGGCTGCACTTTCGCACAAGCCGAGTGCCGACAAGACAGAAGTTACCGGAAAAGCTAGCGCATGTCCATGTATCTTGTAGCAGGAATGATATACGAGTGAGAGTTGTCAGTGTCTTAGCAGATGCAAGGCTCATGGCACCATTTCCGACCCTGGAGAAAAACTTGGCTAGGGCCGGGCAGACCTGATGTGGTGTGTGATGTGTTTGTAGAATTACTGGCCGCGACCATTACCGTTAGGAGCCTTAGGGAGTTTGACGGCACTAGGTTTGACTTTATGAATTTTTGAACCCAGTGGTTGATGGAACTAACGTGAGTAGTGGACTTTGCTCTTACAGAGGCTGCTTTTACTATCGTCCGAATACTCCAGCGTTATCCGAGCATCCGGCTCCCGGAAGGAGAAACGGTCGATTTAGTTGGCGTTGAAAAGCAGACGATGACCCTTGTCTTGCAGTTCACCGGGGGTTGTAAGGTAGAACTTGGGGAGGTGAAGCGAGAtggccatcttcaccagTAGACCCGCGCAAGTTGGAGAATCGAGCAGCTACgacacaccaccacaagaaGAACTTCGGACAGAAACCTGGCTGCGGAGGAAGCTTATTGTTGCTGAAACACAGTTCTAGCCGCTAGACGGAAATACACAGAATATTGATTGATAGATGTAGTGCTACAGAGCGGGACTCGAGTTGGCGCTCTTTCCCAGTAATCCGTAAGCTCTGTTTTACACTACATGTCTCAGAGTGGACAGTATGGCCAGCCGTTGATTTCCCAAGCCACCGCTAGAGCTGATGCCATAACCCATCCATCTCCCAGTAACCAAatgatggaaatggcgaAGAATTGGTGGTAGGGACACCCTTCGGAAATCTATCATTAGCCCTCTGGCAAATTTACACTCAGAAAGACAACCTCCACGGCCTGCCATCATTGTTTTTGGACATAGAGGCTTTCTAATAACCCTGGCTGCTTGGTTTTGGAGGTGGCCGTGGGTCTGCTGGACGCGCTGCTGAGAACAGTTTGGAAGAGGCAATGAACTCTTCCGGTGCCATCCTTTGACCGCTAATACTACGATGGGCTCATGTGCCCAATAATCGTAGTCGGAATCTGCAAATTCTGTCCTACCAAGGTGATCTTGGTGGTCCACCTCGGTGAAGAAAATTTTTACAGGACAGAGTTTTTTTTGGGCACCTGGCGTGGTTTTGTTCAGCGCCTCCTCTAAGTCTTGTATGCCAGAAATGAAGAGGGGTGCATACTCCTGTTGGTTTCCTGGGGGGGGGGGTCGTTCGTTACGTGTTCTCACTGCAGCCTTATTGGTTAGAGAGTGACCTGGCGTGGAATTCAGGTAACACCCCTCATACAAAAAATTGCCCTACAAAGAGTCAGAATCGAGCAATAGAACGAAGCGGTCTTGACTACAGTTACGCCATGCGCAATCTCAAAAAAACACCCAACTTCCAGTCGCTTTATTGGTAGAAAATGAAGAGGGAGTGAGATTCGGACGACACTCTCTTACCTGAATAGGCCATAAATTAAACAACAACTGAGCAATAGAAAGGAGCGATTACAGCTAAAGCGACACCACATGCACCTCTCATACACACCCAGTATGCGGTCGCTCTGTTTGGTGGACAACGAACAGGGAGCATGGTTGATGTGAACACCCCACTACCCGAACAGGTGTTATGAAGTTGCAAAATTGAGCAAACAGAAATACGTGATTTTAACTACATCGACACCGGCATCTGCGCTTTagaaacagccaacatccaGTGGCCGGATTGGCTACCCTTACTTTTAATATTGGCCAATTATCTGACCACCCTAGCACCCAGTACATCGGTTGGCTGTGTCTGTGTCAGTACACCAGAGGATAAGCAGGTCGCCTAGCTTCCATGGATTTGGGGTTGCTCAGGAGCTTGGACGGAAGAAACCTGCAGCATTTCGTCAAGCAAAAAACCGTACCTACGCCGTTGGGTGAGCTAGGGCGTAGGCACCATGTTAATGGTTCAGCACTGTGGCTGCGTGATGAAATACAGTGCTCGTCGGCTATGACTTCCTCGAGACCTATTCTGTGTGACCGAATTTAGAGCTAAGACAAGAGGTAAGCATGAAGGTTGGATTGGAGATACAAAGTAGCCGCATTCAAGATACACTGTGGCAATTGAGCTTCGCAGGGGATGTATTGCCTGAGGTAAGTCGAGTCGCAAGCGGGTACTCGTTGAATCTCGGGTCTCCTGGAGAGTAACGAGGTCGTTTGGGTCAGGAATTAAGTCACCAGTGACGAGGCTTCTTCCGAAACGAAGTCTCCGTGGGACTGATGCACGAAATTTTCCTCCGGTTAGCCTCAAGCTATCGGTCGATTCTCACCAAAT
The DNA window shown above is from Pochonia chlamydosporia 170 chromosome Unknown PCv3seq00015, whole genome shotgun sequence and carries:
- a CDS encoding adiponectin receptor protein 1 (similar to Magnaporthe oryzae 70-15 XP_003711198.1) yields the protein MNRQDMLTNAVPWQRYDFTLPVHLKRVTIFTTKGITTLFLQGIGKDIVTNIWSHIIGAVQFLLDFARFVRFRFAVVADDPSRIDYETSDFLAVSLYYLCVIVCFALSAVFHTFSDHSLGLCLFSNKLDHLGIVFVMWGSGLSCAHFALRCASSTVRVLHFSSIFLTAGSCACITLRPDFRRPDCRIGRLLTYCFLGASLFLPLLQAWLALKSLNKLDRIAGLWSFLGLATVNFAGGALYVARVPERWLPGKLDLLGHSHDWMHILVILGAHIRLQGLLGLYQRWGVDASMHCQNGPS